The proteins below come from a single Chrysoperla carnea chromosome 1, inChrCarn1.1, whole genome shotgun sequence genomic window:
- the LOC123297809 gene encoding organic cation transporter protein isoform X1, whose protein sequence is MDFDEEDRTSELLLQDELPDRQQRYKSGSIMPEIHMTFDEMLDELGELGKFQIINYILICFPVVFAAANSFTYLFVAGQTEFRCHVPVCDDGGSTSYQEDWLPNALPSITKKFYTPADCEMYAPVPNMTDLYNGTCSSNLFNQSILVPCNEWISKYDEVTIVHEWNMFCKDTWKLPFVGTVHFAGIVAGSGIFGFLADRFGRKLIFIFCIILMSLSGVAQVVCRDYTTFAVLIFINALGTSGVYPLAFIIGVELVGKQKRELTAIVLNYFYTLGEAMVGVIAWAFPNWIVIQLVFSGPPIIFVLYWWFIPESIRWLLATRRTRKATNVIEKVAKTNGVILSDSIMMSLRAEEAANNEKSVVSTKGDADHEIWPCVKEILVSCKMITRFLIIFYIWTANVFTFYGLSVNSVNMSGNKYLNFMLTSAASIPGYTLAWILIHNVGRKWTVAGSLFGCCLSSIAVIFIPADLNWLRICLYLCAKMFVTSSLGVCYIYTAELLPTIIRSGGVGAASTISRLGAMVAPFVPYIYPSITYLPMVLFAAIAGLGSIFSLFLPETMGIQLPETVKEAKSL, encoded by the exons atggATTTCGATGAAGAAGACCGAACTTCGGAATTATTGTTACAAGATG aaTTACCAGATCGCCAACAACGCTACAAGTCTGGATCCATCATGCCAGAAATACATATGACATTTGATGAAATGTTAGACGAATTGGGTGAATTGGGAAAAttccaaataattaattacattttaatatgttttcctGTTGTATTTGCTGCCGCTAATAGTTTCACATATTTATTTGTAGCTGGCCAAACTGAATTTAG GTGTCATGTTCCTGTATGCGATGATGGTGGATCAACTTCTTACCAAGAAGATTGGTTACCAAATGCGTTACCatcgattacaaaaaaattctacacACCAGCGGATTGTGAAATGTATGCACCTGTGCCAAATATGACCGATTTATACAATGGAACATGTTCGTCAAACTtattcaatcaatcaattttagtTCCATGCAATGAATGGATCAGTAAATATGATGAGGTTACCATTGTCCATGAA TGGAATATGTTTTGCAAAGACACCTGGAAATTACCATTTGTTGGAACTGTACATTTTGCTGGAATTGTAGCTGGTTCGGGAATATTTGGATTTCTAGCTGACAG ATTTGggcgaaaattgatttttatattttgtattattttaatgagCTTGAGTGGTGTCGCCCAAGTGGTATGCCGTGATTATACGACATTTGcggttttaatatttattaacgcCCTCGGAACATCAGGCGTTTATCCACTGGCGTTTATTATTG GAGTGGAATTAGTTGGTAAGCAAAAACGAGAATTAACAGCAATTGTCTTAAATTATTTCTACACACTTGGAGAAGCAATGGTCGGCGTTATAGCATGGGCATTTCCAAATTGGATAGTTATACAATTAGTATTTTCAGGACCACCAATTATTTTCGTTCTATATTGGTG gtTTATTCCTGAATCAATTCGATGGCTTTTAGCAACTCGACGAACACGTAAAGCAACAAACGTTATTGAAAAGGTCGCTAAAACAAATGGTGTTATTTTATCTGATTCAATTATGATGTCATTGCGTGCTGAAGAAGCTGCAAATAACGAAAAATCTGTAGTAAGCACAAAAGGTGATGCGGACCATGAAATATGGCCATGTGTTAAAGAAATCTTAGTTTCTTGTAAAATGATTACTCGATTCTTGATTATATTCTACATATG GACAGCAaatgtatttacattttatggATTATCCGTGAATTCAGTGAATATGAGCggaaataagtatttaaatttcatgttgACTAGTGCAGCTAGCATACCAGGCTACACTCTCGCATGGATATTAATCCACAATGTAGGACGTAAATGGACCGTAGCAGGATCATTATTTGGATGTTGTCTTAGTAGCATCGCGGTTATATTTATTCCAGCTGATTTAAATTGGTTGagaatttgtttatatttatgtgcAAAAATGTTTGTAACATCTTCACTTGGGGTTTGCTACATTTATACAGCAGAATTGTTACCTACAATTATTCGAAGTGGCGGAGTTGGTGCTGCGTCAACTATCTCTCGGTTGGGGGCTATGGTTGCACCGTTTGTTCCATATATT TATCCAAGTATTACGTATTTACCAATGGTATTATTTGCTGCCATAGCAGGTTTGGGTAgcattttttcattgtttttaccAGAAACTATGGGAATTCAACTACCAGAAACTGTTAAAGAGGCCAAAAGTttatga
- the LOC123297809 gene encoding organic cation transporter protein isoform X2, producing MPEIHMTFDEMLDELGELGKFQIINYILICFPVVFAAANSFTYLFVAGQTEFRCHVPVCDDGGSTSYQEDWLPNALPSITKKFYTPADCEMYAPVPNMTDLYNGTCSSNLFNQSILVPCNEWISKYDEVTIVHEWNMFCKDTWKLPFVGTVHFAGIVAGSGIFGFLADRFGRKLIFIFCIILMSLSGVAQVVCRDYTTFAVLIFINALGTSGVYPLAFIIGVELVGKQKRELTAIVLNYFYTLGEAMVGVIAWAFPNWIVIQLVFSGPPIIFVLYWWFIPESIRWLLATRRTRKATNVIEKVAKTNGVILSDSIMMSLRAEEAANNEKSVVSTKGDADHEIWPCVKEILVSCKMITRFLIIFYIWTANVFTFYGLSVNSVNMSGNKYLNFMLTSAASIPGYTLAWILIHNVGRKWTVAGSLFGCCLSSIAVIFIPADLNWLRICLYLCAKMFVTSSLGVCYIYTAELLPTIIRSGGVGAASTISRLGAMVAPFVPYIYPSITYLPMVLFAAIAGLGSIFSLFLPETMGIQLPETVKEAKSL from the exons ATGCCAGAAATACATATGACATTTGATGAAATGTTAGACGAATTGGGTGAATTGGGAAAAttccaaataattaattacattttaatatgttttcctGTTGTATTTGCTGCCGCTAATAGTTTCACATATTTATTTGTAGCTGGCCAAACTGAATTTAG GTGTCATGTTCCTGTATGCGATGATGGTGGATCAACTTCTTACCAAGAAGATTGGTTACCAAATGCGTTACCatcgattacaaaaaaattctacacACCAGCGGATTGTGAAATGTATGCACCTGTGCCAAATATGACCGATTTATACAATGGAACATGTTCGTCAAACTtattcaatcaatcaattttagtTCCATGCAATGAATGGATCAGTAAATATGATGAGGTTACCATTGTCCATGAA TGGAATATGTTTTGCAAAGACACCTGGAAATTACCATTTGTTGGAACTGTACATTTTGCTGGAATTGTAGCTGGTTCGGGAATATTTGGATTTCTAGCTGACAG ATTTGggcgaaaattgatttttatattttgtattattttaatgagCTTGAGTGGTGTCGCCCAAGTGGTATGCCGTGATTATACGACATTTGcggttttaatatttattaacgcCCTCGGAACATCAGGCGTTTATCCACTGGCGTTTATTATTG GAGTGGAATTAGTTGGTAAGCAAAAACGAGAATTAACAGCAATTGTCTTAAATTATTTCTACACACTTGGAGAAGCAATGGTCGGCGTTATAGCATGGGCATTTCCAAATTGGATAGTTATACAATTAGTATTTTCAGGACCACCAATTATTTTCGTTCTATATTGGTG gtTTATTCCTGAATCAATTCGATGGCTTTTAGCAACTCGACGAACACGTAAAGCAACAAACGTTATTGAAAAGGTCGCTAAAACAAATGGTGTTATTTTATCTGATTCAATTATGATGTCATTGCGTGCTGAAGAAGCTGCAAATAACGAAAAATCTGTAGTAAGCACAAAAGGTGATGCGGACCATGAAATATGGCCATGTGTTAAAGAAATCTTAGTTTCTTGTAAAATGATTACTCGATTCTTGATTATATTCTACATATG GACAGCAaatgtatttacattttatggATTATCCGTGAATTCAGTGAATATGAGCggaaataagtatttaaatttcatgttgACTAGTGCAGCTAGCATACCAGGCTACACTCTCGCATGGATATTAATCCACAATGTAGGACGTAAATGGACCGTAGCAGGATCATTATTTGGATGTTGTCTTAGTAGCATCGCGGTTATATTTATTCCAGCTGATTTAAATTGGTTGagaatttgtttatatttatgtgcAAAAATGTTTGTAACATCTTCACTTGGGGTTTGCTACATTTATACAGCAGAATTGTTACCTACAATTATTCGAAGTGGCGGAGTTGGTGCTGCGTCAACTATCTCTCGGTTGGGGGCTATGGTTGCACCGTTTGTTCCATATATT TATCCAAGTATTACGTATTTACCAATGGTATTATTTGCTGCCATAGCAGGTTTGGGTAgcattttttcattgtttttaccAGAAACTATGGGAATTCAACTACCAGAAACTGTTAAAGAGGCCAAAAGTttatga